The following proteins are co-located in the Hevea brasiliensis isolate MT/VB/25A 57/8 chromosome 11, ASM3005281v1, whole genome shotgun sequence genome:
- the LOC110648763 gene encoding protein NONRESPONDING TO OXYLIPINS 2, mitochondrial isoform X2, producing MASRYRSLSRSSLSLLKSAVNKPALKPNPIPSSQLSSRSSLTFSRSVPQLGALQSLLPLHSAVSSARLTSCLGIDSRSSRSLSQGMLCSANPGV from the exons ATGGCGTCTCGCTATAGATCTCTTTCAAGGTCGAGTCTTTCTCTGCTCAAATCCGCTGTGAACAAGCCCGCCCTTAAACCCAACCCCATACCTTCCTCACAGCTCTCGTCTCGCTCTTCTCTTACATTTTCAAG GTCAGTTCCTCAGTTGGGTGCTCTCCAATCTCTGCTTCCCCTGCATTCGGCCGTCTCTTCAGCTCGGTTAACCTCGTGCCTCGGCATCGATTCGAGGAGCTCCCGCTCGTTGTCTCAGGGTATGCTCTGCAGTGCGAACCCAGGAGTTTGA
- the LOC110648763 gene encoding protein NONRESPONDING TO OXYLIPINS 2, mitochondrial isoform X3, whose amino-acid sequence MASRYRSLSRSSLSLLKSAVNKPALKPNPIPSSQLSSRSSLTFSRSVPQLGALQSLLPLHSAVSSARLTSCLGIDSRSSRSLSQELGLSVPR is encoded by the exons ATGGCGTCTCGCTATAGATCTCTTTCAAGGTCGAGTCTTTCTCTGCTCAAATCCGCTGTGAACAAGCCCGCCCTTAAACCCAACCCCATACCTTCCTCACAGCTCTCGTCTCGCTCTTCTCTTACATTTTCAAG GTCAGTTCCTCAGTTGGGTGCTCTCCAATCTCTGCTTCCCCTGCATTCGGCCGTCTCTTCAGCTCGGTTAACCTCGTGCCTCGGCATCGATTCGAGGAGCTCCCGCTCGTTGTCTCAGG